CGAAATAGAACAAGTGGTAATGCTGCTTTCTGGCGTTGCAGCACTTCAATTGGAGATTGACCAGAACAAACGTGTGTTGATCGTTGGTATATAATGATAAACGTAATAAAGTCAATCCTTTTAGAAATGTCGATGTATTTAAAAGGGTCAATTTCAGAGATAATTGCTGAGAAGAATACAATAAGCCAATGACTATTCTCCTTTTGGTCATCTTGGATCCAACGAACCATAGACAAAGCCCTAGCACTATATACACGTCGGCTgcccaaattaaaaataaaagccattaataatttatgaatacaaataatgattacataaaatacttaattatataataacacatttttgtttatatataaatttatatttattatttatatatatatagttactcaaaaaataaacctataaatttctttctcttcaaattttggGGAAACACATGTTGCCATGCGAATGTTTCATTTCCATGTCTTAAGAAATTATTTCTCCTTTCTAATGGCATTTACTTGTTAATTTATATGAGTTAACCTATGAATGAAATGGGTCCTCAAGAGACTGAAcagaaataaaacattaaaaaagttAGACGACTAGTTGCAGCATTAGACAGGGGGATGATTACAAATGTGGCTTGACTTGAACATGAAAGGAAACTGCACTGCAATTTTATAGGAATTTACTTGGGCTAATCTTTTGGAGATTGTTCTTGCTAAAGAATTAAAGAGTTGGCAGGGCGAATAAGATAAGaacaatgtatttttttaaataaaatccaaaaattaaaaccaaatgATAAAGTGAGGAGGCCAAAAATGAGATAAGTTGAAAGTACAAGTGTCTTTTAATAAGGAACCTGAAAGCAATAACGGCTGGGGATTCTGAGCTATCACTTTGAGAGTTGTTAAGAGAGGCAGAGTTAGGCATAGTTTGGCTGTTCTAGTTTCAGTATCAGTTTGGCAATATAAATCTAGTATTCCGCACTCCTTGGGATCCTCAAAAGACTCAAAATCTTGGCCGTTCAATTCACGTCCGAAGGGTCCTCAATGGAGTACACGTGCTGCCTATCTTTTCtcccctttttaatttttggcttCCATGCATGGAATTCTCCTCCAACTACAGgacaaagaagagagagagagagagagaaagagtcaTGGTTTTTGCTTTGATTCTTCTCTTCGTATGCCCCTTCTTCGCCATCATTGGCGGCCCGTCTCTTtgaaatttcctttttcttttttgaaactCCATTGAATTTTTAGTATTGAAGAGTGGTTTATGTTATGTATATGTGTACTTGAAAATGGGATTCAAGGGGTCTCCTTTCTATGGGTTGGATCTCGTAGTTACACGACAGAAAACTGTGACGTCTCAACACCGTGGTAGTTGAATTTGATCGTCTCTTGATCAATCAGtagttaaggaaaaaaaagaagcaaactTGATGGGCCATTTTGTTTGCTTTTCGATCTGGGTTTGATTCTCtgtttctttatcatcttttttAAGATGATGAATTAATGCTGCATTCTTGTAGATATAAGGTAAACTATGAGTAACTGATCTTGTTTTGTTTACTGGgcattttttagattttagtgATAAGAATCAGGTCAACAAATGGAACCAAATCAAAAGAAGAAGTTCATCTGCAAGTTTTGCCACAAGAGGTATCCGTGTGGCAAGTCCTTGGGTGGTCACATCAGGACTCACATGAATAATAATGGCGGCAACACTGCTGCAGCAGAAGAAGGTGTAGCTAAGCTCGACATAGACGAGATTCTCTATGGAAGAAGCACTAAAAAAGAGCCGATGCTTGAAGCTGGTGGACAATCTGGTGGTTATGTTCTTAGAGAGAATCCAAAGAGAACAAAGCGGTTTGCGGATTCAAACACACTTACTTTACAGCAAGAAATGGTCTGTAAAGAATGTGGTAAAGGGTTTCAATCTCTGAAAGCTCTTTGTGGTCACATGGCTTGTCATTCTGAGAAGTTCAAAACCACTTTTGAAGATCAAAAACTTATAATGGATAGTGAATCAGATACTGAAACATCGGCTCCAAGTAGGCTAAGGAGATCCAAGAGAGTTGGTTACAAGAGTATTGATGTTTATAATACTTGTTCTTTTGATATTGCAAATGGGAATTCATCTGTTTCAGGGATAGAGCAGGAACAAGAGGAGATTGCTATGTGTTTGATGATGTTGTCCCGGGATCCTAGCTATAAAAAGGGCTTGAATTCTTTCGCTGATTCTTCTGATAACAATTCAGTGGTTTTGGAAGCTAAGTCATCGTCTACTGATATGAAAATTTCTGGGAAGAATGGTGTGAATTGTGTCTCCAATTGTAACGAGTTTGAGGAAATGAAGAAAGGAAGAGACGGCAAGTCTAAATCTGCTGAAATTGATGTTTCTGATAATTCTGATTCTGGTTATTTTAGAAATGGACCTAAGAAGTTTGAATCTGATGCTTCTGTTGATGGGTTCATTAGGAATGGTGAATTCAAAAAGTCTAAAGAGGAATACGAATCTTGTTTTGAGGACTTCGGTGTAAAATTGGGGAAAAAATACGATTcaagaaagaaagcaaaaactgaTTCTTCAAGTCCTGAAACTTTCAGCAACATTGCCCAGAAGAGAAGCCAATTCGAGTGTTTGATTTGTAACAAGGTCTTCCATTCACATCGGTCTCTCTGGGGACACACAGCTAGCCACAGTAAGATAAACGGCTGCTGTGAATCTATAAATGAGAGCGGTGAACACACCTTAGAGACCGATTCATTTCCTAATAACAGTAAAGTTTCCAAGTCTTTCAATGGCAAAAACCCAATTGAGCAAAGTGAGTCTCGCAGTGTTGAGAAAAGAATGGTGTCTAGGAAAAGCAAAGGCCATGAATGCCCATTCTGCTTCAGGGTATTCAAATCTGGCCAAGCTTTAGGAGGCCACAAGAGGTCCCATTTTGTTGGGGGAAGTGAAGATAGAACCGTGGTAATTAAGCAACAGTTAAATGATATGCATGGTCTAATTGATCTTAATCTTCCTGCTCCAATGGAGGAAGAGGCAACCGGCGAAGCTGGGTTCGCGCCGTGGTAGGCTTGTTTAGGGGCAACAGAAGCGTGAGTTGCTGGTGGGATTTGATCTCTAACTCAGAAGTTTTTAGTATAgttggatgatgatgatgatgaagaagatgcaAGAGAGTCGTAAAATGTACAGACAGGACATATTGGTGAATGCTTTTTGTGTTTTCCTTTTGCTTCACATTCAAGGATATGGATTTAGAGGTAACATGATCATTTGTTTGTTGCTTATGGACTTTAACAAGTACTTAGAAAATTATCTTCATCTTTACTTGCAAAACCATGGTGTACCGATGTGTTTCATCTTGAAACATTGATGTTAATCTGTTTTCCTTGTTTTGCACACTTCGAAGCTAACTTGAAAATTTCTGGTTTCACAGAGACATCACAATTGCCTTATTCATGAAGCCATTGAAATCAGTTGTCTTTGTCAGTGAGTACCAATGGTCATCTTTTAATACAAACTGGTGTATGATCTATGATAAAACTTGAAGGAATTTTTAGTGTTaaaagttttattgttattattattattagaagaATCTGGGACCAGCTAACCTTGCTTTATGggaaacactaaaaaaaaaagtgggcaTTTCTATGGATTAGGAGAGAAGCTTCCTTTTACAAATTTACATGACAAACTGTGTTTTCACATTTACTACTTCTGCTGCATGCACAGCATTTGTGAGCTAAGGCCAAAGATTTGTAATTGAAAGAGAATCTtcttaaatgaaatttaactGCAACTCTTTGAGTAAATTTATGCATCTGATGACTTTTAATGcaacccttttttttatatgaaaaaggGTTCAACTTACTTCACGTgctttaattatcattatttgtttttttttttaaatgggaaatctttttaaattaaattttttattcaaggttatatcaatcatattaaacaaattaaattttaaatttaatgattaattttttaattattatattaaataaattaaaatttaattttgatacaaatttataaagttttgtgTCCAAAACCTCTCTTTCTTGGGAATCTCAAGCT
This sequence is a window from Mangifera indica cultivar Alphonso chromosome 5, CATAS_Mindica_2.1, whole genome shotgun sequence. Protein-coding genes within it:
- the LOC123215360 gene encoding zinc finger protein ZAT9-like, with the protein product MEPNQKKKFICKFCHKRYPCGKSLGGHIRTHMNNNGGNTAAAEEGVAKLDIDEILYGRSTKKEPMLEAGGQSGGYVLRENPKRTKRFADSNTLTLQQEMVCKECGKGFQSLKALCGHMACHSEKFKTTFEDQKLIMDSESDTETSAPSRLRRSKRVGYKSIDVYNTCSFDIANGNSSVSGIEQEQEEIAMCLMMLSRDPSYKKGLNSFADSSDNNSVVLEAKSSSTDMKISGKNGVNCVSNCNEFEEMKKGRDGKSKSAEIDVSDNSDSGYFRNGPKKFESDASVDGFIRNGEFKKSKEEYESCFEDFGVKLGKKYDSRKKAKTDSSSPETFSNIAQKRSQFECLICNKVFHSHRSLWGHTASHSKINGCCESINESGEHTLETDSFPNNSKVSKSFNGKNPIEQSESRSVEKRMVSRKSKGHECPFCFRVFKSGQALGGHKRSHFVGGSEDRTVVIKQQLNDMHGLIDLNLPAPMEEEATGEAGFAPW